A DNA window from Arachis duranensis cultivar V14167 chromosome 3, aradu.V14167.gnm2.J7QH, whole genome shotgun sequence contains the following coding sequences:
- the LOC107479645 gene encoding ethanolamine-phosphate cytidylyltransferase, whose protein sequence is MDYDSNSWIWEGVYNHPHVLGGLMVTAALLGLSTSYFGGMTNSWSNLGIFPKKRSGKRRVRVYMDGCFDLMHYGHANALRQAKALGDELVVGLVSDEEILANKGPPVLSMEERLTLVSGLKWVDEVITDAPYAITEEFLNRLFYEYNIDYVIHGDDPCLLPDGTDAYAAAKKAGRYKQIKRTEGVSSTDIVGRIMSSLKDKKAREDLDGTDAKPQEESKPKVSHLSQFLPTSRRIVQFSNGKGPGPDARIVYIDGAFDLFHAGHVEILKKARQLGDFLLVGIHSDETVSSQRGNHYPIMHLHERSLSVLACGYVDEVIIGAPWEITKDMITTFNISAVVHGTVAEKSLYSERDPYEVPKSMGIFHLLESPKDITTTSVAQRIMANHEAYVKRNAKKAQSEKRYYEEKTYVTGD, encoded by the exons ATGGATTATGACAGTAATAGTTGGATTTGGGAGGGGGTATACAACCACCCACATGTGTTGGGTGGTCTAATGGTTACAGCAGCCTTGCTGGGACTATCGACGAGCTACTTTGGGGGGATGACCAACTCCTGGTCTAATTTGGGGATTTTCCCTAAGAAGAGATCCGGTAAGAGGCGTGTTCGGGTTTACATGGATGGTTGTTTTGATCTGATGCACTATGGCCATGCCAATGCACTCAGACAGGCAAAAGCTCTAGGAGATGAATTGGTTGTGGGTCTGGTGAGTGATGAGGAGATCCTCGCCAATAAAGGCCCGCCTGTTTTGTCCATGGAGGAGAG GCTGACCCTTGTTAGTGGATTGAAATGGGTGGACGAAGTCATAACCGATGCTCCTTATGCAATTACTGAGGAATTCTTGAATCGTCTTTTCTATGAATACAACATTGACTATGTCATACATGGGGATGACCCTTGCCTGCTTCCAGATGGAACAGATGCTTATGCTGCAGCAAAGAAAGCTGGCCGATACAAGCAAATTAAACGTACTGAAGGAGTTTCCAGCACAGATATTGTTG GAAGAATTATGTCTTcgttaaaagataaaaaagctCGCGAAGATCTTGATGGTACTGATGCAAAACCTCAAGAAGAAAGCAAGCCAAAGGTTTCCCACTTGTCCCAATTCCTACCAACTTCCCGACGTATTGTACAGTTTTCAAATGGCAAG GGGCCTGGACCTGATGCTCGTATTGTATACATTGATGGGGCATTTGATCTCTTCCATGCTGGGCACGTTGAG ATACTTAAGAAGGCTAGGCAGCTCGGAgattttcttcttgttggtATCCACTCAGACGAGACTGTGAG CTCACAACGAGGGAATCACTATCCAATTATGCACCTACACGAGCGTAGCCTTAGTGTGCTGGCTTGCGGCTATGTTGATGAAGTCATTATTGGCGCACCATGGGAAATTACAAAGGACATG ATCACAACTTTCAATATCTCAGCGGTTGTGCACGGGACTGTAGCTGAGAAATCATTATAT AGTGAAAGAGATCCATATGAGGTCCCAAAGAGCATGGGAATATTCCACTTGCTTGAAAGCCCTAAAGATATCACTACTACCTCAGTAGCCCAGCGTATTATGGCTAACCATGAAGCCTATGTG AAACGCAATGCTAAGAAGGCTCAGAGCGAAAAGAGATACTATGAAGAAAAGACTTATGTGACTGGAGattag
- the LOC107479646 gene encoding uncharacterized protein LOC107479646 encodes MAGYKLLKRKGIDHVPDDFYDFPLSSPATKIRRLDGELPPIAEVELEHEQPLPISAEAEADASPPPNAERALVIFKPLMHSSSPFSLTLDSDLLSRFKREAHWSKGDSDCERLIKSAVEKEEQDKRNRGMAIVPWAPSSNFAQGSNIANTEMMEADHMGPEPEEEPSVMMDVENQQEENNSHFKSSSSMLNLSNGGGVLVGGVAATPEGFNQQQHHCLWPHLPQNMSTPITWTR; translated from the exons ATGGCGGGATACAAACTGTTGAAGCGGAAAGGCATCGATCATGTTCCCGACGATTTCTACGATTTCCCTCTTTCTTCTCCCGCCACCAAGATTCGCCGTCTG GATGGTGAGTTGCCGCCAATTGCAGAGGTGGAACTCGAACATGAACAACCCTTGCCCATTTCAGCGGAAGCAGAAGCAGATGCTTCTCCACCTCCCAACGCAGAGAGAGCTCTCGTTATCTTCAAGCCGCTAATGCATTCGTCTTCTCCGTTCTCTCTCACCCTCGACTCTGATCTCCTCTCTCGATTCAAGA GGGAAGCGCATTGGTCGAAAGGTGACTCTGATTGCGAGCGCCTCATAAAATCAGCGGTGGAGAAGGAAGAACAAGACAAGAGGAATCGTGGAATGGCTATTGTGCCTTGGGCACCCTCATCCAATTTCGCGCAAGGTTCCAACATTGCAAATACAGAGATGATGGAAGCTGATCACATGGGTCCAGAACCAGAAGAAGAACCATCCGTGATGATGGATGTAGAAAACcaacaagaagaaaataataGTCATTTTAAGTCTTCAAGTTCAATGCTAAATCTAAGTAATGGTGGTGGTGTTCTTGTTGGTGGAGTGGCAGCAACACCAGAAGGGTTCAACCAACAGCAGCATCATTGCTTGTGGCCACATCTTCCTCAAAACATGTCAACTCCAATCACATGGACACGTTGA
- the LOC107479650 gene encoding uncharacterized protein LOC107479650, which produces MDFTKAGIARKLQLEELECLRIEAYENARIHKEKTMTFHDHHICKKDFQEGDEVLLYNSRLRFLPGKLRSRWDGPFKVKEVKPYGVVELFHPQSGATFKVNGHRIKKYHSYKSPKELEVFLLEDAPRGGES; this is translated from the coding sequence ATGGACTTCACCAAGGCGGGCATAGCAAGAAAGTTGCAATTAGAGGAACTCGAATGTCTTAGGATTGAGGCCTATGAGAATGCAAGGATTCATAAGGAGAAGACTATGACATTTCATGATCACCATATCTGCAAGAAAGACTTCCAAGAGGGTGATGAAGTTCTTCTATACAATTCAAGACTTAGATTCTTGCCCGGAAAGCTCCGTTCAAGGTGGGATGGTCCTTTTAAGGTGAAGGAAGTGAAGCCCTATGGAGTGGTTGAGCTATTTCACCCTCAAAGTGGTGCAACATTCAAAGTCAACGGACACAGGATAAAGAAGTATCATAGTTATAAGTCACCAAAGGAATTGGAGGTGTTCCTTCTTGAGGATGCACCCAGAGGAGGAGAGTCTTAA